The Streptococcus viridans genome includes a window with the following:
- a CDS encoding xanthine phosphoribosyltransferase, producing MKLLEERILKDGNVLGENILKVDSFLTHQVDYQLMKEIGKAFAERFKDAGLTKVVTIEASGIAPALYVAEALELPMIFAKKAKNITMNEGILTAEVYSFTKQVTSTVSIASKFLTPDDRVLIVDDFLANGQAAKGLIQIIEQAGASVEAVGIVIEKSFQDGRGLLEELGYPVVSLARLDRFENGQVVFKEADI from the coding sequence ATGAAATTATTAGAAGAACGCATATTAAAAGACGGAAATGTCCTGGGAGAAAACATCCTCAAGGTCGATTCCTTCTTGACCCACCAAGTGGATTACCAGTTGATGAAAGAAATTGGGAAGGCTTTTGCGGAACGCTTTAAAGATGCTGGTTTGACCAAGGTTGTGACCATTGAAGCTTCCGGGATCGCTCCTGCCCTCTATGTGGCAGAAGCTTTGGAACTTCCCATGATCTTTGCCAAAAAAGCCAAGAATATTACCATGAATGAAGGGATTTTGACAGCAGAAGTCTATTCCTTTACCAAACAAGTGACCAGTACGGTTTCCATTGCTAGCAAGTTTTTAACACCTGATGATCGCGTCTTAATCGTCGATGACTTTCTAGCAAATGGCCAAGCAGCTAAGGGCTTGATCCAGATTATCGAACAAGCGGGTGCGAGTGTAGAAGCAGTCGGTATCGTCATCGAGAAATCCTTCCAAGATGGCCGTGGATTGCTAGAAGAACTCGGCTACCCAGTTGTTTCACTAGCTCGTTTGGACCGTTTTGAAAACGGTCAGGTTGTATTTAAGGAGGCAGACATCTAA
- a CDS encoding twin-arginine translocase TatA/TatE family subunit: MGILRDIGAPGLIIIILGALLIFGPKRLPELGRSLGKMFSEFKSAVNNGATEKEEDKEKTGKTEE, from the coding sequence ATGGGAATTTTACGTGATATCGGTGCACCAGGACTGATTATTATCATCCTGGGAGCCCTCTTAATCTTTGGACCAAAGCGTTTGCCTGAGCTAGGGCGCTCACTTGGGAAAATGTTCTCTGAATTCAAGTCAGCCGTCAACAATGGTGCTACTGAAAAAGAAGAGGACAAAGAAAAGACTGGTAAGACTGAAGAATAA
- the guaC gene encoding GMP reductase, translating to MLNEFPIFDYEDIQLIPNKCIIKSRAEADTTVQFGKHTFKLPVVPANMQTILDEDVAEQLAKGGYFYIMHRFDEAGRIPFIKRMHDQGLIASISVGVKDYEYDFVTQLKDDAPEYITIDIAHGHADSVIQMIQHIKKELPDTFVIAGNVGTPEAVRELENAGADATKVGIGPGKVCITKVKTGFGTGGWQLAALRWCSKAARKPIIADGGIRTHGDIAKSIRFGASMVMIGSLFAGHIESPGKTVEVDGESFKEYYGSASEYQKGAYKNVEGKKILLPAKGHLQDTLTEMEQDLQSSISYAGGRKVADLKHVDYVIVKNSIWNGDSH from the coding sequence ATGTTAAACGAATTTCCAATCTTTGATTACGAAGATATTCAACTAATCCCTAACAAGTGTATTATCAAAAGTCGTGCAGAAGCAGACACGACAGTTCAGTTTGGTAAGCACACCTTCAAGCTACCAGTCGTACCTGCCAACATGCAGACCATCCTGGATGAAGATGTGGCCGAACAACTGGCTAAAGGGGGCTATTTTTACATTATGCACCGCTTTGACGAAGCTGGTCGCATTCCCTTTATCAAACGGATGCACGATCAGGGCTTGATTGCTTCCATCTCAGTTGGAGTAAAAGACTATGAGTACGACTTCGTGACTCAACTCAAGGACGATGCACCTGAATACATCACCATCGACATCGCTCACGGTCATGCAGATAGTGTGATCCAAATGATCCAGCATATCAAGAAGGAATTGCCAGATACCTTTGTCATCGCAGGAAATGTCGGAACTCCAGAGGCCGTTCGTGAGTTGGAAAACGCTGGAGCAGATGCTACCAAGGTCGGGATCGGTCCTGGTAAGGTCTGCATCACAAAAGTGAAGACTGGCTTTGGTACTGGCGGTTGGCAGTTAGCCGCCCTTCGTTGGTGTTCAAAAGCAGCTCGCAAGCCCATTATTGCAGATGGTGGCATTCGGACCCATGGAGATATTGCTAAATCCATTCGTTTTGGTGCCAGCATGGTCATGATTGGTTCTCTCTTTGCAGGTCACATCGAAAGCCCAGGGAAAACGGTTGAAGTAGATGGTGAATCCTTTAAGGAGTATTATGGATCTGCTTCCGAGTACCAAAAAGGGGCTTATAAAAATGTTGAAGGCAAGAAAATCCTCCTACCAGCCAAAGGTCATCTGCAAGATACCTTAACAGAGATGGAGCAAGACTTGCAAAGTTCTATTTCCTATGCTGGAGGCCGCAAGGTTGCTGATCTCAAGCATGTCGATTATGTCATCGTTAAGAATTCTATCTGGAATGGTGACTCTCATTAA
- a CDS encoding alpha/beta fold hydrolase → MKFYFIGGLGSNENHISAFAHCFPYPITYLDPYKVKLESSQDLVDWFEAHADSIENTCIIAHSLGGDLARYLATNMPQITNLVLLDGGYLDMDQILPLEQEIEETLSYLKQQVFPSLEEAVASELGDNDNPSPATIKAIQSSYRWNPDLHHYELDLDPQDVLSLLRLRRELRSFQYPLTDSKVMFIGPKYQDEPEWRASALENLDPSIKKVLLKDLGHDFYTAVPELVSKEIINWI, encoded by the coding sequence GTGAAGTTTTACTTTATCGGAGGACTCGGAAGTAACGAAAATCATATAAGCGCATTTGCTCACTGCTTTCCATACCCCATCACCTATCTAGATCCCTATAAGGTAAAGCTGGAATCTTCCCAAGATTTAGTAGATTGGTTTGAAGCACATGCGGATTCTATCGAAAATACTTGTATCATTGCCCATTCACTGGGTGGAGATTTGGCGCGATACCTAGCAACCAATATGCCTCAAATTACCAATCTGGTTCTGCTAGATGGTGGCTATCTTGACATGGACCAGATCTTACCACTAGAGCAGGAAATCGAAGAGACTCTCTCTTATCTGAAGCAACAGGTATTTCCATCTCTAGAGGAAGCTGTTGCAAGTGAACTTGGAGACAATGACAACCCTTCGCCAGCAACTATAAAGGCCATCCAATCCAGTTATCGTTGGAATCCTGACCTCCATCACTATGAACTGGATTTGGATCCACAAGATGTTCTTTCCTTGTTAAGACTCAGACGGGAGCTCCGATCTTTCCAGTATCCACTAACGGATAGCAAGGTCATGTTCATCGGTCCTAAATACCAGGATGAGCCTGAATGGAGAGCTAGTGCACTTGAAAATTTAGATCCTTCTATTAAGAAGGTGCTCTTAAAGGATCTAGGCCATGATTTTTATACAGCAGTTCCCGAGCTTGTCAGTAAAGAAATCATCAATTGGATTTAA
- a CDS encoding sugar O-acetyltransferase, translated as MKTEYEKMIAGEFYSPIDPELRKLAQEARTKQFAFNQEADGEKRSQLIKSWFGSTGENLSLHPFLACDYGVNIHLGENFYANWNLTMLDVCPIRIGNNAMIGPNCQFLTPLHPLDPHERNAGKEYGAPITIGDNFWAGGGAIILPGVTLGDNVVVGAGAVVTKSFGDNVVLAGNPARIIKEIEVKE; from the coding sequence ATGAAAACGGAATATGAAAAGATGATTGCTGGCGAGTTTTACAGTCCCATTGATCCAGAATTGAGGAAGTTAGCACAAGAAGCTCGGACAAAGCAATTTGCCTTTAACCAAGAAGCAGACGGTGAGAAGCGGAGTCAACTTATAAAAAGTTGGTTCGGATCTACTGGAGAAAATCTATCCTTGCACCCCTTCTTGGCTTGTGACTATGGGGTCAATATCCACTTGGGAGAGAACTTTTATGCCAACTGGAACCTAACTATGCTGGATGTCTGCCCGATCAGGATTGGTAATAACGCCATGATCGGTCCCAATTGCCAATTTCTTACCCCTCTCCATCCCCTAGATCCGCATGAACGGAATGCAGGAAAAGAATATGGAGCTCCGATAACGATTGGAGATAACTTCTGGGCGGGTGGTGGAGCTATCATCCTTCCAGGCGTTACCTTAGGCGATAATGTCGTCGTTGGAGCAGGAGCAGTGGTGACCAAATCCTTCGGGGATAATGTAGTCCTAGCTGGTAATCCAGCCAGAATCATTAAGGAAATAGAGGTGAAAGAGTGA
- the tatC gene encoding twin-arginine translocase subunit TatC codes for MKNEDRRLTIVEHLSEFRRRFIACILCFFIVFCGALLFSDQLYAFLTAGFREKLLVLGPNDILSIYLQLASLIAFTITLPFTLFQVWQFVKPALRKGEAGAILLYVPASLICFLLGLLFGYYLVSPAILEVLLKLGQGQFTIQLTAQNYLAFIFHTTVPLGVLFELPVLVAFLTSIHILTPDWLRRYRRIAYFLLLVLAVVLTPADFISDLAMTVPLILLYEVSLGISRIIYNRIQKRR; via the coding sequence ATGAAAAATGAAGATAGAAGGCTCACTATTGTAGAGCATTTAAGTGAGTTTAGACGACGCTTCATCGCTTGTATCCTTTGTTTTTTCATTGTCTTTTGTGGAGCCCTCTTGTTTTCTGACCAGCTTTATGCCTTTTTGACGGCTGGATTTCGAGAGAAACTCTTGGTCCTTGGCCCTAATGACATTTTAAGCATCTACCTTCAGTTGGCAAGCTTAATAGCCTTTACCATCACCCTGCCCTTCACCCTCTTTCAAGTCTGGCAATTTGTAAAACCAGCTTTGAGAAAGGGAGAAGCAGGAGCTATTCTGCTCTATGTGCCGGCAAGTTTGATTTGTTTCTTGCTAGGCTTACTCTTCGGCTATTATCTGGTTAGTCCAGCTATTCTCGAGGTGCTCTTGAAGTTGGGACAAGGCCAGTTTACCATCCAGTTAACGGCACAGAACTACTTGGCCTTCATCTTTCATACGACAGTACCTTTGGGTGTCTTGTTTGAATTGCCGGTCCTTGTAGCCTTTTTGACCTCGATTCATATCTTAACGCCAGACTGGTTAAGGCGCTATCGTCGAATAGCCTACTTTCTATTGCTAGTACTAGCAGTCGTCCTGACGCCAGCTGATTTCATCAGTGATTTAGCAATGACCGTGCCCCTTATCTTGCTCTATGAAGTGAGTCTGGGCATCAGTCGCATCATCTATAACCGTATACAAAAAAGGAGATAA
- a CDS encoding nucleobase:cation symporter-2 family protein, which produces MQKQENHSQAAILGLQHLLAMYSGSILVPIMIAGALGYNAHQLTYLISTDIFMCGVATFLQLQLNKYFGIGLPVVLGVAFQSVAPLSMIGASHGSGAMFGALIVSGIYVVLVSGFFSKIANLFPSIVTGSVITTIGLTLIPVAIGNMGNNAEEPTVQSLILAVITILIILVVNIYTTGFIKSISILIGLIVGTAIAASMGLVDFAPVAQAPVVHVPTPFFFGAPKFEITSIVMMCIIATVSMVESTGVYLALSDITKDPIDSTRLRNGYRAEGLAVLLGGIFNTFPYTGFSQNVGLVKLSGIKTRLPIYYAAGFLVLLGLLPKFGALAQIIPSPVLGGAMLVMFGFVSIQGMQILARVDFEHNEHNFLIAAVSIAAGVGLNNSTLFNGLPSAFKMFFANGIVVASVLAIILNAILNRNKK; this is translated from the coding sequence ATGCAAAAACAAGAAAACCATTCACAGGCGGCCATTCTAGGCTTGCAGCACCTATTGGCTATGTATTCGGGCTCTATTTTAGTACCGATCATGATTGCAGGTGCTTTGGGTTATAATGCCCATCAATTGACCTATCTCATCTCTACAGATATCTTTATGTGTGGGGTAGCCACTTTCTTGCAATTGCAATTAAACAAATACTTCGGGATTGGTCTTCCGGTCGTTCTTGGGGTAGCCTTCCAGTCTGTGGCACCTCTCAGCATGATTGGAGCTAGTCATGGTAGTGGTGCCATGTTTGGTGCCTTGATTGTTTCCGGGATTTATGTGGTTCTGGTTTCAGGTTTCTTCTCTAAAATCGCTAACCTTTTCCCATCCATTGTGACGGGTTCTGTCATTACGACTATTGGTTTGACCTTGATTCCAGTAGCGATTGGGAATATGGGGAACAATGCTGAAGAACCAACAGTTCAAAGTCTGATCTTGGCCGTGATTACCATTCTCATCATTCTGGTGGTCAACATCTATACAACTGGCTTTATCAAATCCATCTCTATTTTGATTGGGTTGATTGTTGGGACAGCCATCGCAGCTTCAATGGGCTTGGTGGACTTCGCACCTGTAGCACAAGCTCCAGTTGTTCACGTTCCGACGCCATTCTTCTTTGGAGCTCCTAAGTTTGAAATTACTTCAATTGTCATGATGTGTATCATCGCAACTGTTTCCATGGTCGAATCAACTGGTGTCTATCTTGCCCTTTCAGATATTACAAAAGATCCAATTGATAGCACGCGCCTTCGTAATGGCTACCGTGCTGAAGGATTGGCCGTCCTTCTCGGTGGTATCTTCAACACCTTCCCATACACTGGATTCTCACAAAATGTCGGCTTGGTGAAATTGTCTGGTATCAAGACCCGTCTTCCAATCTACTACGCGGCTGGTTTCCTCGTTCTCCTTGGTCTCCTTCCTAAGTTTGGAGCTTTGGCGCAAATCATTCCAAGTCCAGTACTTGGGGGAGCTATGCTAGTCATGTTTGGTTTTGTGTCTATTCAAGGGATGCAGATCCTTGCGCGTGTTGATTTTGAGCACAATGAGCACAATTTCCTCATCGCAGCTGTATCGATCGCAGCAGGGGTAGGATTGAACAACAGCACCCTCTTTAATGGCCTACCAAGTGCCTTTAAAATGTTCTTTGCAAACGGAATTGTTGTTGCCAGCGTCTTGGCTATCATTCTGAACGCCATCTTGAACCGCAATAAAAAATAA